The genomic region CGGGTTTGTTGGCTGTCAATTAGATAGGTAAGAGTAGGACACACTTTGTTTTGATAAGGCGATCGCTCTTTTTTTGGTGGTGCGATCGCGATAGCGATGCGGAGCATTATCGCGCAGGGTGCTTTTTTGCGATCGCTATCTATCCAATCATCGCATTGTCATGGTAAAAATGGATAAGATGGTGAGTCGAAAAAGATGCTGGGTTTCCTTACGTCAACCTAACCTAACAAAACTACTTCGTTAGATAAATATAGCCCCCATTTACTGCTATGGTACTATATCTCCAACCACCAGTATTGATGACTTTGGCATCGCCAACCCAGTTAAGTCCATTAATTCTAGCACCGTACAAGTTATCATCTTTAGTCCAATAAATATAGCCGTTTTTTACAGCTATCAAATCCAAGGTAGCGTTAGACTGTCGATCGTTACTATTGCTCGATCGTAAGAGCGGGATAAACTCACCCGTTGGGATAGCTCAAGCGTAACGCACCAATCGCTTGGATATGGTGCGTTACGGCGAAACTTTGCTGATGATTAAGTAAAGTAGCGTCTAACGCACCCTACTTAATCTTTTGTTTGCGAACAGTTTCTCACTACAACTTCACGCAAACTGACTTAACTTCCGTGTAATTTTCCAGCACTTCGCGTCCCATTTCGCGACCCCATCCGGACTGTTTGTAACCGCCAAAAGGTAAAGCAGCATCGAAAATGTTGTAGCAGTTAATCCAAACAGTACCAGCGCGAAGTTTGCTGGCTATATTGTGAGCTTTCGCTATATCTTTCGTCCAAATGCCAGCAGCTAATCCGTAGATGCTATCGTTAGCTATAGACACCAATTCGTCGATTTCTTGGAATGGTAATACTGTGACAACGGGGCCGAAGATTTCTTCTTGTACTACCTTCATTGTTTGTTTGGTATTGACCAAAACAGTCGGTTCGACAAAGTAACCTTTATCTCCAATTCGCTGTCCGCCGATAACAGCAGTTGCACCTTCAGACAAACCGGATTGCAGATAGCCGCAAACGCGATCGAGTTGTTCGTCGGAAACTAATGGGCCCATTTGCGTTGTGGGGTCAAGACCTGGGCCTACTTTAATTTTCTTACCTTGTTCGGCAACTCCTTCTACCACGCGATCGAAAATTGATTGTTCTACGTAAAGTCTCGAACCAGCACAGCAACATTGTCCGTGATTGAAGAAAATCGCATTAGCTGCGCCGGGAATTGCTGTTTCTAAATCGCTATCTTTGAAGACGATGTTGGGAGATTTACCGCCTAATTCTAAGGAAACTTTTTTGAGATTTCCGGCGGCTGCTTGGACAATTAATTTGCCTACTTCTGTGGAACCAGTGAAAGCAACTTTATCAACATCGGGATGCGCTGCGAGTGCAGCACCGGCTGTTTCACCGTAACCTGGAATAATGTTAACTACTCCATCGGGAAATCCAGCTTCGCAAATTAATTCGCCTAAGCGAAGTGCTGAGAGAGGAGTTTGTTCGGCTGGTTTTAATACAATCGTACAACCAGCCGCAAGTGCGGGGCCTAATTTCCAGGCTGCCATTAATAGGGGGAAATTCCAAGGAATAATTTGTCCGACTACTCCCACTGGTTCCCGCTGAGTGTAAGCGAAATATTTGCTGCCGGGATCGTAAGGTACGGAAATGGGGATGGTGCTGCCTTCAATTTTAGTTGCCCAGCCTGCCATGTAGCGCAATAGATCGATCGCGAGGGGTACATCGGCAACTCGCGCAACGCCGATCGGTTTGCCGTTGTCGATCGATTCGAGTTCGGCAAATTCTTCTAAATTTGCTTCGAGTAAGTCGGCTAGTTTCCAAATTAATTTTCCGCGATCGGAAACGGTTATTCTCGACCAAGGGCCATTCTCGAAAGCTTGGCGTGCTGCTTTGACTGCTTGGTTAATGTCTTCGGCTGTACCTTCGGCAACTTGTGCGATCGCTTCTCCGGTGGCGGGGTTGTAAACGGGAAAAGTTTTACCGTTGGCAGCATCAACCCATTTGCCATTAATTAACAGTTTTTTAGGTTGTTTCAAAAAGCTGGAAACTTGGCTATTAAGTTGAATTTCAGAAGCGCGATCGAATGTTACTGTCATATAGTTATCCTTGTTAAATGCTTTCTACCCTAACTAAGGGTAAATGTTATTTTTCGATCTTACGCTCTATTAATGTGTTTATATGCAGGCGATCATTTGACAAATACAATAATTATTTTGTAGCTTTTATAACTAATTTTTAGAAATATGTATAAATTTAAATAAAGTGCAACTAATTAATACAGTAAAGAAATCAATTCCTCTATCTAAAGACATATTTAATCATTTGATTAACCTTTTGTAATACAACTATTTGGCGAAAAAGCTGGGACATCATGCTTTAGTACTGTATGTAGTTTGAGACTATAGGCAGACAGCAGTCAAGCAGTGCCTAGCTAGGATGAGAGTGTGATTGATTTGTAAAGGAATGTTAAAAATGGAAAGTCGTCCTTCTACCGATCTACCTCCTGTTGCTAAGGAATACAATGGCGTCGATCGCAATGCTTTTCTGTTTGGATTTACTCCGCAAGCAGAAATTTGGAACGGTCGCTTAGCAATGATTGGTTTTTTAGCTTACCTTTTGTGGGATTTAGGTGGCTATAGCGTACTGCGTAACGTGCTGCACTTGCTTCCTCAGTACGTTGTCCGTTAATGATTGAATCGCTTTGCACTTAGGCTGGTAGTTGTCCGAAATCAACAAGACTATCAGCCTAATTGTAAAGTTCGCTATCTGGCGATTTTGTGAGTAATTTGATTTGGTTTTTGGTTTAAGGTCTACATTACATTTGTAAACAGATTACCAACAATAGTAAAGATTTATCCGACAAAATACGGCTTAATCGCCTGAATTATTTATGAAAGCGATCGCGCATCGCTTTCCTCCTTATGCTGAGAACATTTTCAAGTGACTATTATGCAAACTAAAACACCACTTCCATCTAAACAAATAGCTATAGAACATTGCCAATCTCCAGTCACCACAGGTGAAACAAATAAGTGGGGAATTATCATTGCTTGTGGGATTATTGGCTTATGGACAATTAGCATAGTTTTCTTTCTTTCTCTAGATATTGCCAACATCCAACTTTTCTGGCTATTCCCGGCGGTAATTTGGCAAATGTTTCTCTATACTGGATTATTCATTACGGCTCACGATGCGATGCACGGGGTAGTATTTCCGCAAAACAAACACGTTAATAATTTAATCGGCACATTAGCGCTATTCCTCTACGGGTTGTTCTCCTACAAAAATTTACTGAGAAAGCATTGGTTGCACCATCATCATCCAGCGACAGGAATCGATCCGGATTTTCACGATGGGGAAGACGATCGCTTTTTTGCCTGGTATTTTCACTTTATGAAGGGATACTGGATTTGGAAACGAATGCTGTGGATAGTAGTGATTTTTTTAGGTCTGCATTACCTATTACAAATTCCGATAATTAATTTAATTCTATTTTGGGTAATTGCTTCGATTTTGAGTTCGGTACAGCTATTCTATTTTGGCACGTTTTTAACTCACCGCGAACCAACAGGTGGTTATACTAATCCTCATCGTACTAGAAGCACTCATTTTTCAGTTTTCTGGTCATTTCTCACTTGCTACCATTTTGGCTACCACAAGGAACATCACGAATATCCGAATGTTCCTTGGTGGAAGCTAGCAGAAGTTTATAAAAGGAAGTCCTAAGTTGTAGGTTAAGTGAGAAATGTTGCTTAACCCGACCTACGTTTTTAGCGGGGACGAGGACGAGTTTTGGTATTTCCAGAATCTGGCGATCGCATCGATAAGCTGATGCGCTTTAATTTTTCATTCACTTCCATTACTCGTACTTTTACAACTTGTCCGACTTTGACAATTTCTTTTGGATCGCTAACAAATCTGTCGGCGAGTTGAGAAATATGCACCAAGCCATCTTGATGGACGCCGATATCCACAAATGCACCAAAGTTGGCAACATTAGTGATAATTCCTTCTAATTCCATCCCCACTTTCAAGTCGGAAATTTCTTTGATTCCTTCTTTGAAAGTCGCATATTTGAATTCCGCACGCGGATCTCTTCCCGGTTTTTCCAATTCGGCGATGATATCGCGGAGTGTGGGTAAACCAATTGTATCGGTGACGTATTTTTTCAGGTTGATGGATTTGAGCTTTTCGGGAATTTGCGTTACCTGATGCAAAGGTACGTTAAGATCCGATGCGATCGCTTCCACTACTTTATAACTTTCTGGATGCACGGCGGTATTATCCAACGGGTTTTCGCCGCCGCGAATACGCAAAAAACCAGCAGCTTGTTCAAATGCTTTTGGCCCTAATTTTGCGACTTTCAGCAGTTGGCGGCGATTTTTAAACGCGCCGTTTTCGTTGCGGTAGGTAACGACATTTTTGGCGACGGTTGGCGTCATTCCAGAAACAAAAGTTAGGAGTTCTTTCGATGCGGTGTTCAAGTCTACCCCAACGTAGTTAACGCAACTTTCTACGGTTTCATCCAACTTTTTCTTGAGTAACTTTTGATCGACATCGTGTTGATATTGTCCGACACCAATTGATTTCGGATCTATCTTCACCAATTCCGCCAACGGGTCTTGCAAACGGCGACCGATACTGATCGCACCGCGCACGGTAATATCGAGATCGGGAAATTCTGCGATCGCCACATCGGAAGCAGAATAAATCGATGCGCCAGACTCGTTTACCATGACTTTAATTGGTTTGCGTTCCATCGTCGCTAAAACTTCCGAAACAAACTCATCTGTCTCGCGAGAAGCCGTACCGTTTCCGATCGCAATTAGTTGGATATCGTACTTTTCAATCAGTTTTTTCAGCGTGTTAGCAGCTTGCGTGCGCTGTGCGGCGGCTTGGTGGGGGAAAATTGCCTGATATTCCAAAAATTTACCAGTGTCGGAAAGTACGGAAACTTTGCATCCAGTCCGAAAACCGGGATCGATCGCTAAAGTTGGTTTCATTCCCGCCGGAGGAGACAGCAACAACTCGCGCAGATTGCTTTCAAAAGTTTCGATCGATTGAATATCGGCGTAATCTTTTCTATCTGCACGTACTTCCGTAATGAGGGAATTTTTCATCAAACGGTTAAACGCATCTTTCAGCATTTCCCGATAAAATTCTTTCACTGCTGGAATCTTTGTTTTAATTTCCTGCGATTCCAGATAATACAATACAGCAGATTCATCAAAGGAAACATCCAAATCTAGAATTTTTTCATTTTCACCCCGCAGCAATGCCAGCATATTGTGCGGCGCGATATTTTTCACCGGAATCTGGTAATTCCGATACATTTCAAATTTGGTACTACCTTCAGGATGCTCATCTTTAATCTGCGAGACGAACACGCCTTCATTCATCAGATATTCTCGCAGATAAGCACGTAATTCTGCTTTTTCCGATACTTCTTCTGCTAAAATGTCGCTAGCACCTTTCAGCGCATCTTCGGCAGTTTTGACACCTTTTTCTTCCGAAATATATT from Aerosakkonema funiforme FACHB-1375 harbors:
- a CDS encoding chlorophyll a/b-binding protein; its protein translation is MESRPSTDLPPVAKEYNGVDRNAFLFGFTPQAEIWNGRLAMIGFLAYLLWDLGGYSVLRNVLHLLPQYVVR
- the crtW gene encoding beta-carotene ketolase CrtW — its product is MQTKTPLPSKQIAIEHCQSPVTTGETNKWGIIIACGIIGLWTISIVFFLSLDIANIQLFWLFPAVIWQMFLYTGLFITAHDAMHGVVFPQNKHVNNLIGTLALFLYGLFSYKNLLRKHWLHHHHPATGIDPDFHDGEDDRFFAWYFHFMKGYWIWKRMLWIVVIFLGLHYLLQIPIINLILFWVIASILSSVQLFYFGTFLTHREPTGGYTNPHRTRSTHFSVFWSFLTCYHFGYHKEHHEYPNVPWWKLAEVYKRKS
- a CDS encoding aldehyde dehydrogenase family protein, translating into MTVTFDRASEIQLNSQVSSFLKQPKKLLINGKWVDAANGKTFPVYNPATGEAIAQVAEGTAEDINQAVKAARQAFENGPWSRITVSDRGKLIWKLADLLEANLEEFAELESIDNGKPIGVARVADVPLAIDLLRYMAGWATKIEGSTIPISVPYDPGSKYFAYTQREPVGVVGQIIPWNFPLLMAAWKLGPALAAGCTIVLKPAEQTPLSALRLGELICEAGFPDGVVNIIPGYGETAGAALAAHPDVDKVAFTGSTEVGKLIVQAAAGNLKKVSLELGGKSPNIVFKDSDLETAIPGAANAIFFNHGQCCCAGSRLYVEQSIFDRVVEGVAEQGKKIKVGPGLDPTTQMGPLVSDEQLDRVCGYLQSGLSEGATAVIGGQRIGDKGYFVEPTVLVNTKQTMKVVQEEIFGPVVTVLPFQEIDELVSIANDSIYGLAAGIWTKDIAKAHNIASKLRAGTVWINCYNIFDAALPFGGYKQSGWGREMGREVLENYTEVKSVCVKL
- a CDS encoding Tex family protein, encoding MLDIPQLLAQELSVTPSQVNNALELLAEGATIPFIARYRKERTGALDEIQLRDISDRYTYLTELEERKKTILDAISSQGKLTDELKTKIESCLQKNELEDLYLPYKPKRRTRATIAREKGLEPLAEFIKSLNNRNAKPVPLQPEAAKYISEEKGVKTAEDALKGASDILAEEVSEKAELRAYLREYLMNEGVFVSQIKDEHPEGSTKFEMYRNYQIPVKNIAPHNMLALLRGENEKILDLDVSFDESAVLYYLESQEIKTKIPAVKEFYREMLKDAFNRLMKNSLITEVRADRKDYADIQSIETFESNLRELLLSPPAGMKPTLAIDPGFRTGCKVSVLSDTGKFLEYQAIFPHQAAAQRTQAANTLKKLIEKYDIQLIAIGNGTASRETDEFVSEVLATMERKPIKVMVNESGASIYSASDVAIAEFPDLDITVRGAISIGRRLQDPLAELVKIDPKSIGVGQYQHDVDQKLLKKKLDETVESCVNYVGVDLNTASKELLTFVSGMTPTVAKNVVTYRNENGAFKNRRQLLKVAKLGPKAFEQAAGFLRIRGGENPLDNTAVHPESYKVVEAIASDLNVPLHQVTQIPEKLKSINLKKYVTDTIGLPTLRDIIAELEKPGRDPRAEFKYATFKEGIKEISDLKVGMELEGIITNVANFGAFVDIGVHQDGLVHISQLADRFVSDPKEIVKVGQVVKVRVMEVNEKLKRISLSMRSPDSGNTKTRPRPR